Proteins encoded together in one Spirochaeta isovalerica window:
- a CDS encoding cation:proton antiporter, with protein sequence MEHELALNIFLIIGFLAIAVASSVLLKKLHFPYTIGLVVVGFVLGILAIQVAYEPLVNLSLTPDTILYLILPTLIYDASINMDLKALQKNIVPILLLAVLGVMISTGIVGGFLSLSATLGLGSALLFGALISATDPVAVISLFNEIGAPRQLVTLVDGESIFNDATAIVLFSIILSALNSGISTVGTLVFNSVISFLIVLLGGLLIGSAVGLIGGFIVRLQRNNVPLQITVSLIMAYISFITADLLHVSGVMSTLAAGIVVTLLSNDVLKHENHYFMENFWDYFSFVANSFVFLLLGLTEAQNFSDQTGLFTSLKLMLLVIPAVTAARAAVIYLIIPLYNRFEGGIKISPAFQAILFWGGLRGAVPVALVLTIPNSFPGKDVIVHITLGYILFTLLVQGTTVKKLMDLLNVKAEKSYFDYHKGVSYKVKFPTVRLVELVASQVIGSFKDEGFFVTDSETQPGRSFLMSRGQKYLGVDLKGSVMKVSASNQDDLAYGRQTVYETLVELDNSVSSLEELVKSPEMREIVKEDAADFKTTLNISKYLRKDLITLDLKSRDKNAVIKELVDLVADAGAIEDRKMVLDAVLEREASMSTGFENGIAIPHAKCDASDNIVMAVGIDREGIEFDSLDKKPTRLFFLIISPKSHVGPHIQLLAEIGRKMNNPELREQIMNADNRDTVFQLLNQK encoded by the coding sequence ATGGAGCATGAACTGGCACTGAATATATTTCTCATTATCGGATTTCTGGCTATAGCAGTCGCTTCTTCGGTTTTATTGAAAAAACTGCATTTTCCCTATACCATCGGCCTGGTGGTTGTCGGCTTCGTTCTGGGGATTCTGGCGATTCAGGTCGCATATGAGCCGCTGGTCAATCTCAGCCTCACACCCGATACGATTCTGTATCTCATCCTTCCGACACTTATTTACGACGCGTCCATCAATATGGATTTGAAGGCTCTTCAGAAAAACATTGTCCCGATTCTGTTACTCGCTGTCCTGGGCGTTATGATCTCGACGGGTATCGTCGGAGGCTTTCTGAGCTTGTCCGCGACTCTGGGGCTCGGCTCGGCCCTGCTGTTCGGCGCTTTGATTTCCGCCACTGACCCGGTTGCCGTTATCTCTCTTTTCAATGAAATCGGAGCCCCCCGGCAGCTTGTAACCCTGGTCGATGGAGAGAGCATTTTCAATGACGCCACGGCGATCGTTCTCTTTTCCATTATTCTTTCGGCTCTCAACAGCGGCATAAGTACTGTGGGAACCCTTGTTTTCAATTCTGTTATCAGCTTCCTGATCGTGCTGCTCGGCGGCTTGCTGATCGGTTCGGCTGTCGGACTGATCGGCGGTTTTATTGTCCGTCTCCAGCGCAACAATGTGCCTCTTCAGATTACCGTCAGTCTTATCATGGCTTACATCTCTTTTATTACGGCGGACCTCCTTCATGTTTCGGGAGTCATGTCCACTCTGGCGGCGGGAATCGTTGTCACGCTCTTGAGCAACGATGTGCTGAAGCATGAAAACCATTACTTCATGGAAAACTTCTGGGATTATTTCTCCTTCGTGGCCAATAGTTTCGTTTTTCTTCTGCTCGGTCTTACGGAAGCTCAGAATTTTTCCGATCAGACGGGACTGTTTACCAGTCTCAAGCTTATGCTCCTGGTCATCCCCGCTGTTACGGCAGCGCGGGCCGCTGTCATCTATCTGATTATTCCCCTGTACAACCGCTTTGAAGGGGGGATAAAAATCTCACCGGCTTTTCAGGCCATACTCTTCTGGGGCGGGTTGAGGGGGGCCGTTCCCGTCGCTCTGGTTCTGACCATTCCCAACAGTTTTCCCGGCAAGGATGTCATTGTCCACATCACACTGGGTTACATCCTCTTCACTCTCCTCGTTCAGGGGACGACAGTGAAAAAACTTATGGACCTGCTGAATGTCAAAGCGGAAAAATCCTATTTCGATTACCATAAAGGTGTTTCCTATAAAGTTAAGTTTCCCACTGTGCGCCTGGTGGAGCTGGTGGCCTCCCAGGTGATCGGCAGTTTCAAGGACGAGGGATTTTTCGTCACCGATTCAGAGACGCAGCCCGGCCGTTCCTTTCTCATGAGCAGAGGGCAGAAGTACCTCGGTGTGGACCTGAAGGGAAGCGTTATGAAAGTTTCCGCCTCAAATCAGGACGATCTGGCCTACGGCCGTCAGACGGTTTATGAAACTCTGGTTGAGCTGGACAACTCCGTGTCCTCTCTTGAGGAGCTGGTCAAATCGCCTGAAATGCGGGAAATCGTCAAAGAGGATGCGGCGGATTTTAAAACGACGCTCAATATTTCCAAGTATCTCCGGAAGGATCTCATTACCCTCGACCTTAAGAGCCGGGATAAAAACGCCGTCATCAAAGAACTGGTAGACCTCGTTGCCGATGCCGGAGCTATCGAGGACCGCAAAATGGTTCTCGATGCCGTTCTGGAAAGAGAAGCTTCCATGTCCACCGGTTTTGAAAACGGCATAGCCATTCCTCATGCCAAATGCGACGCTTCCGACAATATCGTTATGGCTGTGGGAATCGACAGGGAGGGGATAGAGTTTGATTCTCTCGATAAGAAACCGACAAGACTCTTCTTTCTTATTATCTCTCCCAAATCCCATGTCGGACCGCATATCCAATTACTGGCTGAGATCGGACGGAAGATGAATAATCCCGAATTGAGGGAACAGATTATGAATGCCGACAACAGAGATACGGTTTTTCAGCTTCTCAATCAGAAATAA
- a CDS encoding L-serine ammonia-lyase translates to MESIRNIYRIGYGPSSSHTMGPQRAAEIFLDRNPKASRYEVILYGSLALTGRGHFTDRILEQTFPAGKLDIIWKPEETLPFHTNGMKLKAMETGGRELDSATVYSIGGGAIRWEPEPQKTAGSLYDLTTMKELIRYARQSGKSLWEIAEDREGVEIWDYLKEVWEHMKQSIRNGLENEHVLPGDLNLPRKAASYYAKAINSTGILKHRGKIFAYALAVSEENAGGGKVVTAPTCGSCGVLPSVLFNLQEQYNYRDSKILKALATAGLIGNLVKHNASISGAEVGCQGEVGTACSMAAAAAAKLFGGTLDQIEYAAEMGIEHHLGLTCDPVGGYVQIPCIERNGLAAGRAYESAVYALFSDGRHRVSFDEVVQTMKETGRDLHSSYRETSIAGLAKHSGKSNES, encoded by the coding sequence ATGGAATCCATTCGCAACATTTACAGAATCGGCTACGGTCCGTCCAGTTCCCATACCATGGGACCTCAGCGGGCGGCAGAAATCTTCCTGGACAGAAACCCGAAAGCTTCCCGCTACGAAGTAATCCTCTATGGCAGTCTGGCTCTGACGGGCAGAGGCCATTTTACCGACCGGATCCTGGAACAGACATTTCCCGCCGGAAAACTGGACATTATCTGGAAGCCGGAAGAAACCCTCCCCTTTCACACAAACGGAATGAAACTGAAGGCAATGGAAACTGGCGGCCGTGAGTTGGATTCCGCGACTGTCTACAGCATAGGCGGAGGAGCCATAAGATGGGAACCGGAACCGCAGAAAACCGCCGGTTCTCTTTATGATCTGACGACGATGAAAGAGCTGATCCGGTACGCCAGACAATCGGGAAAATCCCTTTGGGAAATTGCCGAAGACAGGGAAGGCGTTGAAATCTGGGATTACCTGAAAGAAGTCTGGGAGCATATGAAACAGAGCATCAGGAACGGACTGGAAAATGAGCATGTCCTGCCCGGAGACCTCAATTTGCCCAGGAAAGCCGCTTCATACTATGCCAAAGCCATTAATTCTACAGGGATTCTCAAACACAGAGGTAAAATTTTCGCCTACGCGCTGGCAGTTTCAGAGGAAAATGCCGGAGGGGGAAAAGTCGTGACGGCTCCGACCTGCGGCAGCTGCGGAGTCCTCCCTTCGGTTCTTTTCAACCTTCAGGAACAGTACAATTACAGAGACAGTAAAATACTCAAGGCTCTTGCCACAGCAGGACTGATTGGAAACCTGGTCAAGCACAACGCCTCCATTTCGGGGGCGGAAGTGGGGTGTCAGGGGGAAGTGGGAACGGCCTGCTCCATGGCCGCCGCCGCTGCAGCCAAACTCTTCGGGGGAACGCTCGACCAGATAGAATACGCGGCGGAGATGGGTATTGAGCATCACCTTGGACTCACCTGCGATCCGGTGGGAGGTTACGTTCAAATCCCCTGCATAGAAAGAAACGGATTGGCGGCGGGACGGGCCTACGAATCAGCGGTCTACGCCCTGTTTTCCGACGGACGGCACCGGGTGAGTTTCGACGAAGTCGTCCAGACCATGAAAGAGACGGGGCGGGACCTCCATTCCTCCTACAGAGAAACCTCGATCGCCGGTCTGGCCAAGCATTCGGGAAAGAGCAATGAATCATAA
- a CDS encoding MBL fold metallo-hydrolase encodes MKHREISKGVYALETGFVRVFLLEHEGVLTLIDTGIPGMGEKILSAIESLGYDRKALKHILITHFHMDHIGSLEEIKSRTGALVYVHKDEAATIGTVPATEAAPGIAKKLMFELLIKKSRQTPQPSVPVDVTLEGGEILDFAGGLQVIATPGHSPGHTSYFLSREGGILFVGDAASGGRLPGYPMLFNKKETAIRSLALIGNMNFEKAYFSHGKPIESGAPGKFRKAFGV; translated from the coding sequence ATGAAACATAGAGAAATAAGCAAAGGCGTATACGCATTGGAAACGGGTTTCGTCCGGGTTTTTCTTCTGGAACACGAAGGCGTTCTGACCCTTATCGATACGGGAATACCCGGAATGGGAGAAAAAATCCTTTCGGCAATTGAGTCTCTCGGATATGACCGGAAAGCCCTGAAGCATATACTGATCACTCACTTCCATATGGACCATATTGGCAGTCTGGAGGAAATTAAAAGCCGAACCGGTGCTCTGGTTTATGTACACAAAGATGAGGCAGCGACTATCGGAACCGTGCCCGCGACGGAAGCGGCACCGGGCATCGCTAAAAAACTTATGTTTGAGCTTCTCATTAAAAAATCCCGTCAGACACCCCAGCCCTCTGTTCCCGTCGATGTAACTTTGGAAGGCGGAGAAATCCTGGATTTCGCCGGTGGGCTTCAAGTCATTGCGACTCCGGGGCATTCTCCCGGGCACACGTCCTATTTTCTGTCCCGCGAAGGGGGCATCCTCTTTGTGGGTGATGCGGCTTCGGGAGGCCGGCTTCCGGGATACCCCATGCTCTTCAATAAAAAAGAGACGGCGATCAGAAGTCTCGCCCTGATCGGCAATATGAATTTCGAGAAAGCTTATTTCAGCCATGGAAAGCCTATCGAAAGCGGAGCCCCGGGGAAATTCAGAAAGGCTTTCGGTGTCTGA
- a CDS encoding AEC family transporter produces the protein MDLLTSALTGIFLPIFLGVLARRKDYIAAKNRPVLQQFAVRIAIPALVFSSLSTMDTGTAGQFLPMSLGLFLFFSMSWSSLFLLIFLLQKKSAWVKQFRSELLIMAFTGNLAYICWRLHELVIGPEGLQRGIFYTAFYWPFLLTFSFLSIAVFGLKQQKSLDRRELLYNVTPVLVFMAAGLAVGISGVRLPLWLSGFVSSFGNMAIPLVLFGMGLSLTVGKSLRTVGYLIPFLFLRLALWIGATLVMVQLPWFDEPSRGVLMINALAPLGVNPIIIGDMFGMDTEFIANSTIISTLLFLLFIPVIFFLWA, from the coding sequence ATGGATCTACTCACGTCTGCTCTGACCGGTATATTTTTACCCATTTTTCTCGGTGTTTTAGCCCGCAGAAAAGATTACATAGCAGCGAAAAACCGCCCGGTTCTCCAGCAGTTTGCTGTTCGCATTGCTATCCCGGCTCTTGTCTTTTCATCGCTTTCAACTATGGATACCGGGACTGCCGGGCAGTTTCTACCCATGTCGCTGGGTCTCTTTCTTTTCTTTTCCATGAGCTGGTCCAGTCTCTTTCTGCTCATATTTCTCCTTCAGAAAAAATCGGCCTGGGTGAAACAGTTCCGCTCCGAACTGCTGATTATGGCATTTACGGGGAATCTGGCTTATATCTGCTGGAGGCTGCATGAGCTGGTCATCGGCCCTGAAGGACTTCAGCGGGGGATATTTTATACGGCTTTCTACTGGCCTTTTCTTCTGACTTTTTCCTTTCTCAGCATTGCCGTATTCGGATTAAAGCAGCAGAAATCTCTGGACAGAAGAGAACTTCTCTATAATGTAACGCCGGTTCTGGTGTTTATGGCTGCCGGTCTGGCTGTAGGAATCTCCGGAGTCAGACTGCCTCTCTGGCTTTCCGGTTTTGTCTCCAGTTTCGGAAATATGGCTATCCCTCTCGTTCTCTTCGGAATGGGACTCTCCCTGACTGTGGGAAAATCTCTCAGAACAGTCGGTTACCTTATTCCCTTTCTGTTTCTCAGGTTGGCTTTATGGATCGGAGCGACCTTAGTCATGGTTCAACTACCATGGTTCGATGAGCCTTCGAGAGGAGTACTCATGATCAACGCTCTGGCTCCGCTGGGTGTCAATCCGATTATAATAGGGGATATGTTCGGGATGGATACGGAGTTTATCGCCAACTCCACAATTATTTCAACATTGCTCTTTCTGCTTTTTATTCCCGTCATTTTCTTTTTATGGGCTTAA
- a CDS encoding 1-phosphofructokinase family hexose kinase, protein MSKKILTVTLNPAIDYTVIVPGFAVDSVNRAESGRRDPGGKGINVATALSRGGFDVAVTGFLGKENALIFRDHFTKNSLEDHFVYVEGSTREGIKIADPEGEITTDINFPGFMIEKKQIDELLDKFGKLASGFHSVILSGSLPPGVPDSFYGDLAKIAREAGCFVALDTSRMALKAAVETGAINLIKPNIDELAEIYEEIRQATDRPRAVDALSLKLLEKVDMIALSLGEEGSRLYGRGYTIDASAPAIKVKSTVGAGDTFLAGFAGALASGLEKGDALKQAASWAASKLTMYGSGLSEVQPPASFLDKIKIKIEQRGA, encoded by the coding sequence ATGAGTAAGAAAATCCTGACAGTTACGCTGAACCCCGCTATAGATTATACAGTTATCGTTCCCGGTTTTGCCGTCGATAGTGTAAACCGTGCCGAATCGGGAAGACGGGATCCCGGAGGAAAGGGGATCAATGTTGCGACGGCGCTCTCACGGGGCGGTTTTGATGTCGCTGTGACCGGATTTCTGGGAAAGGAGAATGCCCTGATTTTCCGGGATCACTTTACAAAAAATTCACTTGAGGATCACTTCGTATATGTAGAAGGTTCGACCCGCGAAGGTATCAAGATCGCCGATCCTGAAGGCGAGATTACTACCGATATCAACTTTCCCGGATTTATGATCGAAAAAAAACAGATTGATGAGCTTCTGGATAAATTCGGCAAACTCGCTTCAGGTTTCCATAGCGTCATTCTGTCGGGAAGCCTTCCTCCCGGTGTTCCCGATTCCTTTTATGGCGATCTGGCCAAAATCGCCCGTGAAGCCGGTTGCTTCGTGGCTCTTGATACGAGCCGCATGGCGCTCAAAGCGGCCGTCGAAACGGGTGCGATCAATCTTATCAAGCCTAATATCGATGAGCTGGCGGAGATCTATGAAGAGATCCGGCAGGCGACTGATCGCCCCCGGGCCGTAGATGCCCTTTCCCTGAAACTGCTGGAGAAAGTCGATATGATAGCTCTCTCACTCGGAGAGGAGGGGAGCCGCCTGTACGGCAGAGGATACACGATTGACGCATCAGCTCCTGCCATTAAAGTGAAAAGTACCGTAGGAGCGGGAGACACCTTCCTCGCCGGTTTTGCCGGCGCACTGGCATCGGGTCTCGAAAAAGGCGATGCGCTGAAGCAGGCTGCATCATGGGCGGCATCGAAGCTCACGATGTACGGTTCCGGGCTCTCTGAAGTTCAGCCTCCCGCATCATTTCTCGATAAAATCAAAATAAAAATAGAACAGAGGGGAGCTTGA
- a CDS encoding PHP domain-containing protein: MIDMENQYKQDLHIHTVYSTGDSSVEPQQTIPFIAELDHAEVRGISDHFEYLTGQVFEEYRKEVHDFGFWCGCEVNDSIDAREAAAYPFDYYIYHCRDRVSEYKGAETLLETGKPVIVSHPMAMGADLNKVPTDCLLEINNRYVWKNDYMSYFSPHLHRFRFTIGSDAHKPNWLSQNVARHAAAKLGIEETVLFPLRFYQPVHS; encoded by the coding sequence ATGATAGATATGGAAAACCAATATAAACAGGATCTGCACATTCACACCGTCTACTCGACCGGAGACAGCTCTGTTGAGCCGCAACAGACAATACCTTTCATAGCCGAACTGGACCACGCCGAAGTGCGGGGTATCAGTGATCATTTCGAATATCTGACCGGACAGGTATTTGAAGAATACAGAAAAGAGGTTCACGATTTCGGATTCTGGTGCGGATGCGAAGTCAACGACAGCATAGATGCCCGGGAAGCGGCTGCCTATCCTTTCGACTACTATATCTATCACTGCAGAGACAGAGTATCAGAATATAAAGGCGCGGAAACGCTACTGGAAACAGGCAAACCGGTCATTGTCTCCCATCCTATGGCCATGGGAGCCGATCTCAATAAAGTGCCGACAGATTGTCTGCTTGAAATCAATAACCGGTACGTATGGAAAAACGACTATATGTCATACTTCTCCCCTCACCTTCACCGCTTCAGGTTCACAATCGGATCCGACGCCCACAAGCCCAACTGGCTGAGTCAGAATGTCGCCCGGCATGCCGCTGCCAAACTGGGTATCGAGGAGACGGTTCTTTTCCCCCTGCGATTCTATCAGCCTGTCCACTCCTGA
- a CDS encoding methyl-accepting chemotaxis protein: protein MVTKLKIRAKLILATSLLAGSGMVLLSLFIMSQTASIYKAQTIEKVQNLAEAQAFLYQDKLNPIATKIMGLQGIFLAAIENPVENNSELFGKYLDHHFDDFEDILAFNQWSIIYPGYISNFDYRGNTGEPYDKWFNFSVLRLRGSRENETLLTYNPADYDSWWNVPMNTQKMVLTEPYAWDYGGQTGQTFETSMCRALVYQGKSIGVIGYSIELSYYQEEVEKIMPYQKSFAYLTTAEGTIVGYKDEFLGKTLQEAFPFYENDKQNLNEVLVKNGFWHISAPMYIKYIDEPWILTIAVPEAEVMKPFNRMVVIVLIIGMASLILMGLIVFFYSKSISKPIVQISRHAEFLAEGDLTHRAGFDNRSDEIGMLASSMDNMNGKLKDIVENIITSVENVSQGSDQISSSAQLLSQGATEQAAGAEEVSASMEQMSANIQQNSDNAMQTESIARKVVDDANKSGESVAKTVTAMKQIADKISIIEEIARQTNLLALNAAIEAARAGDHGKGFAVVASEVRKLAERSGVAAGEISGLSNESVQIAEQAGDLLSKLVPDIQKTAELVQEISAASSEQRTGVEQINTSILQLDKVIQQNSASSEELAATSEELSSQAMTLLEMIQFFNTGRTGGKISIRDRNKRESRITATKKTDASVKELPSPRREMRIYPAEEDLKDTFGDGNFGEF from the coding sequence ATGGTAACCAAATTGAAAATCAGGGCTAAACTAATTCTCGCTACATCGCTTCTTGCCGGTTCGGGGATGGTTTTACTGTCTCTTTTCATCATGTCACAGACGGCGTCAATTTATAAAGCTCAAACTATTGAAAAGGTGCAGAACCTGGCAGAAGCTCAGGCTTTTCTCTATCAGGATAAACTGAATCCGATTGCCACGAAAATAATGGGGTTACAGGGGATTTTCCTTGCAGCTATTGAAAATCCAGTTGAAAACAATAGTGAGCTATTCGGCAAGTATCTGGATCACCACTTTGATGATTTTGAAGATATTCTCGCTTTTAATCAATGGAGTATTATTTATCCAGGTTATATAAGCAATTTTGATTATAGAGGTAATACCGGAGAACCTTATGATAAGTGGTTCAACTTCAGCGTCCTAAGGTTGAGAGGTTCGCGAGAAAACGAAACGCTTCTCACTTATAATCCGGCTGACTACGACAGCTGGTGGAATGTCCCTATGAATACTCAGAAAATGGTACTGACCGAACCATATGCCTGGGATTACGGCGGTCAGACCGGCCAGACTTTTGAAACAAGTATGTGCAGGGCCCTCGTTTATCAGGGAAAAAGCATAGGGGTTATCGGTTATTCCATTGAACTTTCCTACTATCAGGAGGAAGTTGAGAAAATCATGCCATACCAGAAGAGCTTTGCTTATTTAACGACAGCGGAAGGAACGATCGTCGGTTATAAGGATGAGTTTCTTGGAAAGACTCTTCAGGAAGCTTTTCCTTTTTACGAAAACGATAAACAGAATTTGAACGAAGTTCTCGTGAAAAATGGATTCTGGCATATATCTGCTCCCATGTACATTAAATATATCGATGAGCCCTGGATACTCACCATAGCTGTTCCGGAAGCAGAGGTCATGAAGCCTTTCAACAGAATGGTTGTAATTGTTCTTATCATTGGAATGGCTTCTCTGATCCTTATGGGGCTGATCGTATTCTTCTATAGCAAATCCATATCGAAACCCATAGTCCAGATTTCCCGTCACGCCGAGTTTCTGGCCGAGGGAGACCTGACTCACAGGGCCGGTTTTGATAACCGCTCTGACGAAATAGGAATGCTCGCCTCTTCGATGGACAATATGAACGGCAAACTGAAAGATATTGTGGAGAACATAATCACTTCTGTTGAAAACGTATCGCAAGGAAGCGATCAGATCAGCTCAAGTGCCCAGCTGCTCTCTCAGGGGGCGACAGAGCAGGCCGCAGGAGCCGAGGAGGTTTCGGCTTCGATGGAGCAGATGAGTGCTAATATCCAGCAGAACAGCGATAACGCCATGCAGACCGAAAGCATAGCCCGCAAAGTCGTGGATGACGCTAATAAAAGCGGCGAGTCGGTAGCCAAGACCGTAACGGCTATGAAACAGATAGCTGATAAAATTTCGATAATCGAGGAGATCGCCAGACAGACTAATCTTCTGGCTCTCAATGCCGCAATCGAAGCTGCAAGAGCGGGTGATCATGGAAAAGGATTCGCTGTGGTCGCATCTGAGGTCAGGAAGCTGGCTGAGCGGAGTGGAGTCGCAGCAGGAGAAATCAGCGGGCTTTCCAATGAGTCAGTTCAGATCGCCGAACAAGCGGGAGATCTGCTTTCGAAACTGGTTCCCGATATTCAGAAGACCGCCGAGCTTGTACAGGAAATAAGCGCTGCGAGCAGCGAACAGAGAACCGGCGTTGAGCAGATCAATACATCTATCCTTCAGCTAGATAAGGTTATCCAGCAGAATTCAGCCTCTTCAGAAGAGCTGGCCGCCACTTCCGAGGAACTCTCTTCCCAGGCAATGACTCTTCTTGAAATGATCCAGTTCTTCAATACAGGCAGGACAGGGGGAAAAATATCTATTCGGGACCGGAATAAAAGGGAGAGCCGAATCACTGCCACGAAGAAAACAGATGCTTCAGTAAAAGAACTTCCTTCTCCTCGAAGGGAAATGAGAATATATCCGGCAGAAGAGGACCTTAAAGATACCTTCGGAGATGGTAATTTCGGAGAATTTTAA
- a CDS encoding NAD(P)/FAD-dependent oxidoreductase: MSGLFDVTIIGAGVIGSAIARKLSSYDLKIALVEKECDVSFGVSKANSGIIHGGFHHDSTTLKSRLEVKGNLMFDQLKEELHFPFHRCGILVAAFNNDEMRTVEKLYQNGVNNKAIGIELCNHERILNLEPKLNRDVVGGLYAPGGGIIEPYRFVFSLVESAKKNGVELLTDFKVTGRVETDDRYRLESADGRSIESKWVVNAAGLYSDEISRIFEAEDFTITPRKGEEFLLDRNASAFTSKVIFPAPSHVSKGMLVIPTAEGTTMVGPTAQMVDDKQDASTSKANFQAIFSSARRLVPAVSERDIITSFTGLRPTIEGDDFYIEASSIKPRFVQVAGIQSPGLTAAPAIADHVKDILKVEGLSLSEKPGYDPYIEDVPRFRNSSKEELDALIAENPAYGEVICRCENISEAEIVAAVRQGHDTLDGVKFYTRAMMGRCQGGFCTHKIMKIISRETGMSMDELTKRGGGSWLVNKKVGDFALRDRA; encoded by the coding sequence ATGTCCGGTTTATTCGATGTAACGATTATCGGCGCAGGCGTAATTGGATCTGCCATTGCCAGAAAGCTCTCCTCCTATGATTTGAAGATCGCACTGGTGGAAAAAGAGTGCGATGTGAGCTTCGGCGTATCCAAAGCCAATTCGGGGATCATCCACGGGGGATTTCATCACGATTCCACGACGCTGAAGTCCCGGCTGGAGGTTAAGGGAAACCTTATGTTCGATCAGCTCAAAGAAGAGCTTCATTTTCCCTTTCACCGATGCGGCATCCTCGTCGCAGCTTTTAACAATGATGAAATGCGCACAGTGGAAAAACTCTATCAGAATGGAGTCAACAACAAAGCGATCGGGATTGAACTCTGCAATCACGAGAGAATCCTCAACCTGGAACCGAAACTGAACCGCGATGTCGTCGGAGGTCTCTACGCTCCCGGCGGAGGTATCATAGAACCCTACCGTTTCGTCTTTTCTCTGGTCGAATCAGCGAAGAAGAACGGTGTGGAACTGCTCACAGACTTCAAAGTCACCGGAAGAGTTGAGACTGATGACCGTTACAGACTTGAGAGCGCCGACGGCCGTTCCATCGAATCGAAATGGGTCGTCAATGCGGCGGGGCTCTACAGCGACGAAATATCCCGGATATTCGAAGCCGAGGATTTTACAATCACCCCCCGGAAGGGAGAGGAATTCCTTCTCGATCGAAATGCCTCTGCTTTTACAAGCAAAGTCATATTCCCCGCTCCGAGCCATGTATCCAAAGGCATGCTGGTCATCCCGACGGCAGAGGGAACCACGATGGTCGGTCCGACGGCCCAGATGGTCGATGATAAACAGGATGCCTCCACATCGAAGGCCAATTTCCAGGCAATATTTTCCAGTGCCAGGCGGCTTGTACCCGCTGTTTCCGAAAGGGATATCATTACATCTTTCACAGGACTCCGCCCGACCATCGAGGGAGATGACTTTTACATAGAAGCCTCCAGTATCAAACCCCGGTTTGTTCAGGTCGCGGGAATCCAGTCTCCCGGTCTGACAGCGGCGCCGGCCATAGCCGATCATGTTAAGGACATCCTGAAGGTGGAAGGTCTGAGCCTCTCGGAAAAACCCGGGTACGACCCTTATATAGAAGATGTCCCCCGCTTCAGAAACAGCAGCAAAGAAGAGCTGGACGCCCTTATTGCCGAAAATCCCGCTTACGGCGAAGTGATCTGCCGGTGCGAGAATATTTCCGAAGCTGAGATCGTCGCCGCAGTCCGTCAGGGCCATGACACGCTCGATGGAGTCAAGTTCTATACAAGAGCTATGATGGGACGGTGCCAGGGGGGATTCTGCACCCATAAAATCATGAAGATTATAAGCAGGGAGACGGGAATGTCCATGGATGAACTGACCAAAAGAGGCGGCGGCAGCTGGCTGGTCAATAAAAAAGTGGGAGATTTCGCACTGAGGGACAGAGCATGA